The stretch of DNA GCCTCAAGGGCCTTATAACTTTTTTCAGGGGGGCGTGTTTTCTTCAAGGAGGCTACCAGCATGTTATTGTCAGATAGATAAATTCTACGCCAACGATGCAGTAGACCGATGTTAATGTCTAGATCAACCGCAAGCTGAGCCAGCGTACCAGGGGTTTCAATAGAACGCCGGACGGCTTCGAGCCGAAAAGCCTCCGTGTATCGTTTATTGGGTTTGTATTGCATAAACACCTCTCAATTACTTCATTTGAAAGGTGTCCGTTTTTTTGGGGTCACATCACAGGGGCAGCTGTTTTACAGCTTACAGCTTACATCACCCATGACACTTCTTATGTTTTTTACCACTACCACACCAGCATGGATCGTTGCGGCCTAGTTTTACCGGTTGGGCTTGGTGGCTGTTAGAAACAGCGCCGTCTAGGTAATACCAGTGGCCATCTTCTTTAATAAAACTCGATTTTTCGCACAGCTGAAACAGTTGTTTGTTTTCTTGATACTCGGCAATAAATTCTACCGTGCCGCTGTCATCATTGGCCTGGCCTTGTTGGCTTTGCACTATTTGTAAACGCAGCCATCGGCAGCTGGCTAAAGTTTTCCTAAGCTGTTCTTTATCGTCGTCTTCACGTTTTGAAGGGTGATGAGTGGCAATAAGATAATCCACATCATGCTTACAAAAGGCGCTATAGCGCGAACGCATTAATTGCTCAGCGGTTTGCGCCTGTTGCTCACCTATTAACAGTGGCTGGCAGCAGTCGGCGAAGTTTTTCTTGCTGCCGCAGAGGCATAAGGGAATCGCAGTATTCATACCATACTAGCTCTTAACTGAAATATTTTGCCGCGTAGTGTAACGGTGGTATTTAGTGTCAACACTTATTCGTAGGTGCAAAAATAGGCGGTTTCAATCATAACTTTAACGTCAAATGATGAGTTGGCAGTAATGGTAAAACTCTCTCCTGCTTGGTAATTCACCCATTCGCCATCACTCTCTAGCTTAACGGTTAGGTCGCCACTGACAACAGTCATGACTTCTTTTTGAGTGGTGCCAAACTTATAGCTGCCTATAGCCATTACACCTACGGTTGCAGGCAGGTTAGAGGTTTGAAATGCGATAGAGGCAACCTTGCCGTCAAAGTATTCGTTAATTTTAAGCATATGCTGTGTTAACTCCGGTAACTATTCGATATGTAGATAAGTAAATTTTGAGTACCTAAGGTTTGGCTTTGGCCAGCAGCTTATCTAAGCTATTGGCAAAACTTTGTTTGTCGC from Dasania marina DSM 21967 encodes:
- a CDS encoding transposase, with the protein product MQYKPNKRYTEAFRLEAVRRSIETPGTLAQLAVDLDINIGLLHRWRRIYLSDNNMLVASLKKTRPPEKSYKALEA
- a CDS encoding YchJ family protein is translated as MNTAIPLCLCGSKKNFADCCQPLLIGEQQAQTAEQLMRSRYSAFCKHDVDYLIATHHPSKREDDDKEQLRKTLASCRWLRLQIVQSQQGQANDDSGTVEFIAEYQENKQLFQLCEKSSFIKEDGHWYYLDGAVSNSHQAQPVKLGRNDPCWCGSGKKHKKCHG
- a CDS encoding pyrimidine/purine nucleoside phosphorylase, with the translated sequence MLKINEYFDGKVASIAFQTSNLPATVGVMAIGSYKFGTTQKEVMTVVSGDLTVKLESDGEWVNYQAGESFTITANSSFDVKVMIETAYFCTYE